In Streptomyces nodosus, one DNA window encodes the following:
- a CDS encoding N,N-dimethylformamidase beta subunit family domain-containing protein has product MGPDHIRRWESGALAHAVTDPFGQGPLPWLRGSETYFDDTGHVVPWYVDPAPAHVPAQGGRGARIPAPRTGGPRSADDVHRQIKGFVSPGAVAPGEAVDFHITVDPPQEFAVDVYRIGHYGGDGASKITTSPRLSGIVQPSPLTADRTVSCHHWWLSWRLQIPSYWSVGAYVAVLTTADGYRSHVPFTVRDNRPADLLLLLPDITWQAYNLYPEDGHTGASLYHAWDEQGRLLGEADAATTVSFDRPFAGAGLPLHVGHAYDFIRWAERYHYDLAYADARDLHAGRVDPTRYRGLVFPGHDEYWSTPMRRTVELAREHGTSLVFLSANTMYWQVELGPSPSGAPDRLLTCRKRRGPGRPALWREIDRPEQETLGIQYAGRVPEPHPLVVRNAGHWLWEATGAGEGDELAGMVAGEADRYFPRAPLPEHQGRILLAHSPYRDSEGVARHQETSLYRSPSGALVFASGTFAWSPALDRPGHVDARVQQATANLLDRICKRD; this is encoded by the coding sequence ATGGGACCGGACCACATCCGTCGCTGGGAGTCGGGCGCACTCGCGCATGCCGTGACGGACCCCTTCGGCCAGGGCCCCCTTCCCTGGCTCCGGGGCAGCGAGACCTACTTCGACGACACGGGCCATGTGGTCCCGTGGTACGTGGACCCCGCCCCGGCCCATGTCCCGGCCCAGGGCGGCAGGGGCGCCCGGATCCCGGCACCCCGTACCGGCGGGCCCCGCTCCGCCGACGACGTCCACCGTCAGATCAAGGGTTTCGTCTCTCCCGGCGCCGTCGCCCCCGGGGAGGCCGTCGACTTCCACATCACGGTCGACCCGCCGCAGGAGTTCGCCGTCGATGTGTACCGGATCGGGCACTACGGCGGCGACGGGGCATCCAAGATCACCACCAGCCCCCGTCTCTCCGGCATCGTCCAGCCGTCCCCGCTCACCGCCGACCGCACGGTCTCCTGCCACCACTGGTGGCTCTCGTGGCGGCTGCAGATCCCGTCGTACTGGAGCGTCGGCGCCTATGTCGCCGTCCTCACCACCGCCGACGGCTACCGCTCCCATGTGCCCTTCACCGTTCGCGACAACCGTCCGGCGGACCTCCTGCTGCTGCTCCCGGACATCACCTGGCAGGCGTACAACCTCTACCCGGAGGACGGCCACACCGGCGCCAGCCTCTACCACGCCTGGGACGAGCAGGGCCGGCTGCTGGGCGAGGCCGACGCCGCCACCACGGTCTCCTTCGATCGCCCCTTCGCGGGCGCGGGCCTGCCCCTGCACGTGGGCCACGCCTATGACTTCATCCGCTGGGCCGAGCGCTATCACTACGACCTCGCCTATGCCGACGCCCGCGATCTGCACGCCGGCCGGGTGGACCCGACCCGCTACCGCGGCCTGGTCTTCCCGGGCCACGACGAGTACTGGTCCACCCCGATGCGCCGCACCGTGGAACTCGCCCGGGAGCACGGCACCTCGCTCGTCTTCCTCTCCGCCAACACCATGTACTGGCAGGTGGAGTTGGGCCCGTCCCCGTCCGGCGCCCCGGACCGGCTGCTCACCTGCCGCAAACGCCGTGGCCCCGGAAGGCCCGCGCTGTGGCGGGAGATCGACCGTCCCGAGCAGGAGACGCTCGGTATCCAGTACGCGGGCCGGGTGCCCGAACCCCACCCCCTCGTGGTCCGCAACGCGGGCCACTGGCTGTGGGAGGCGACCGGCGCCGGCGAGGGCGACGAACTGGCGGGGATGGTGGCCGGGGAGGCCGACCGCTACTTCCCGCGTGCCCCGCTGCCCGAGCACCAGGGCCGGATCCTGCTCGCCCACTCCCCGTACCGGGACAGCGAGGGCGTGGCCCGTCACCAGGAGACCTCCCTGTACCGATCTCCTTCCGGCGCCCTGGTCTTCGCGTCCGGAACGTTCGCCTGGTCCCCCGCACTGGACCGCCCCGGTCATGTGGACGCCCGTGTCCAGCAGGCGACCGCGAACCTTCTGGACCGCATCTGCAAACGCGACTGA
- the purQ gene encoding phosphoribosylformylglycinamidine synthase subunit PurQ, with product MTARIGVVTFPGSLDDRDTQRAIRLAGAEPVALWHKDKDLGQVDAVVLPGGFSYGDYLRAGAISRFSPVMESVIEQAKGGLPVLGICNGFQVLTEAHLLPGAMLGNDHLHFICRDQKLRVENATTAWTGDFRSGQEIHIPLKNMDGRYVADEYTLDKLEAEGRVVFRYLDFNPNGSLRDIAGITNEAGNVVGLMPHPEHAVESLIGTGRTDGLPFFTSILKKLVNA from the coding sequence GTGACCGCTCGTATCGGTGTCGTCACTTTCCCGGGCAGCCTCGACGACCGGGACACCCAGCGCGCCATCCGCCTCGCGGGTGCCGAGCCCGTCGCCCTCTGGCACAAGGACAAGGACCTGGGGCAGGTCGACGCCGTGGTGCTGCCGGGCGGTTTCTCCTACGGCGACTATCTGCGCGCCGGGGCCATCTCCCGTTTCTCGCCGGTGATGGAGAGCGTCATCGAGCAGGCGAAGGGCGGTCTGCCCGTCCTCGGCATCTGCAACGGCTTCCAGGTCCTCACCGAGGCCCACCTCCTCCCGGGTGCGATGCTCGGCAACGACCACCTCCACTTCATCTGCCGCGACCAGAAGCTGCGCGTGGAGAACGCGACCACGGCCTGGACCGGCGACTTCCGGAGCGGGCAGGAGATCCACATCCCGCTCAAGAACATGGACGGCCGGTACGTCGCCGACGAGTACACCCTCGACAAGCTGGAGGCCGAGGGCCGGGTCGTCTTCCGGTACCTCGACTTCAACCCCAACGGCTCCCTGCGCGACATCGCCGGCATCACCAACGAGGCCGGGAACGTCGTCGGCCTGATGCCGCACCCCGAGCACGCCGTCGAGTCGCTGATCGGTACCGGTCGTACCGACGGCCTCCCGTTCTTCACCTCGATCCTCAAGAAGCTGGTCAACGCATGA
- the purS gene encoding phosphoribosylformylglycinamidine synthase subunit PurS, producing the protein MARVVVDVMLKPEILDPQGQAVQRALPRLGFEGISDVRQGKRFELEVDGPVDEAALARIHDLAESFLANTVIEDFTVKVEEAAEAVK; encoded by the coding sequence GTGGCACGCGTCGTAGTCGACGTCATGCTCAAGCCCGAGATCCTCGACCCCCAGGGCCAGGCGGTGCAGCGTGCACTGCCGAGGCTCGGTTTCGAAGGTATCTCCGACGTACGTCAGGGAAAGCGATTCGAACTGGAAGTTGACGGGCCGGTCGATGAGGCCGCCCTCGCGCGTATCCATGATCTCGCGGAATCCTTCCTCGCCAACACCGTGATCGAGGACTTCACCGTCAAGGTGGAGGAAGCGGCGGAGGCCGTGAAGTGA
- the purL gene encoding phosphoribosylformylglycinamidine synthase subunit PurL, with product MSRSPLDTVEHAAATPDVELPWAELGLKKDEYERVVEILGRRPTGAELAMYSVMWSEHCSYKSSKVHLRQFGEKAPESDALLVGIGENAGVVDVGQGYAVTFKVESHNHPSYVEPYQGAATGVGGIVRDIIAMGARPVAVVDPLRFGAADHPDTKRVLPGVVAGIGGYGNCLGLPNIGGEVVFDACYQGNPLVNAGAIGVMRHEDIHLAKASGAGNKVVLYGARTGGDGIGGASILASETFDTASDSASGTGKPSKRPAVQVGDPFQEKLLIECTLEAFREKLVVGIQDLGAAGLSCATSELASNGSGGMRVTLDDVPLRDSTLSPEEILMSESQERMCAVVEPEKVDRFLEICEKWDVIATVIGEVTDGDRLEIYWHGGKIVDVDPRTVAHEGPVYERPYARPEWQDALQADSADKLPRPETSEELRAQVLKLVASPNQASKKWITSQYDHFVQGNTVLAQPEDSGMIRIDEESGLGVAIATDGNGRYAKLDPYTGAQLALAEAYRNVATTGAKPLAVSDCLNFGSPEDPAVMWQFAEAVRGLADGCLQLGTPVTGGNVSLYNQTGEAAIHPTPVVAVLGVIDDVARRTPVAFQQEGQLLYLLGDTREEFGGSAWSQVVHDHLGGLPPEVDLERERLLGEILVSASRDGMIDSAHDLSDGGLVQAVVESALLGGKGARLIVPDGLDAFTFLFSESAGRAIVAVPRSEEVRFNDMCGARGLPATRIGVVDGDTIELQGEFELSLEDLREAHESTIPALLA from the coding sequence ATGAGCCGTAGCCCTCTGGACACGGTCGAGCACGCGGCCGCGACCCCCGACGTCGAGCTGCCCTGGGCCGAACTGGGTCTGAAGAAGGACGAGTACGAGCGGGTCGTCGAGATCCTGGGCCGCCGTCCCACCGGCGCCGAGCTCGCCATGTACTCGGTCATGTGGTCCGAGCACTGCTCGTACAAGTCCTCCAAGGTGCACCTCCGCCAGTTCGGCGAGAAGGCCCCCGAGTCCGACGCCCTGCTCGTGGGCATCGGCGAGAACGCCGGTGTGGTGGACGTCGGCCAGGGCTATGCGGTCACCTTCAAGGTCGAGTCGCACAACCACCCCTCGTACGTCGAGCCCTACCAGGGCGCTGCGACCGGTGTCGGCGGCATCGTGCGCGACATCATCGCGATGGGCGCGCGGCCGGTCGCCGTCGTCGACCCGCTGCGCTTCGGCGCGGCCGACCACCCCGACACCAAGCGGGTGCTGCCGGGCGTCGTGGCCGGCATCGGCGGCTACGGCAACTGCCTCGGCCTGCCCAACATCGGCGGCGAGGTCGTCTTCGACGCCTGCTATCAGGGCAATCCGCTGGTCAACGCCGGTGCCATCGGTGTGATGCGGCACGAGGACATCCACCTCGCCAAGGCGTCGGGCGCGGGCAACAAGGTCGTCCTCTACGGGGCCCGTACCGGCGGCGACGGCATCGGCGGCGCCTCGATCCTGGCCTCCGAGACCTTCGACACTGCATCTGACAGTGCCTCCGGCACGGGCAAGCCCTCCAAGCGCCCCGCCGTGCAGGTCGGCGACCCCTTCCAGGAGAAGCTCCTCATCGAGTGCACCCTGGAGGCCTTCCGGGAGAAGCTGGTCGTCGGCATCCAGGACCTGGGTGCGGCCGGTCTGTCCTGCGCCACCTCCGAGCTGGCCTCGAACGGCTCCGGCGGGATGCGCGTCACCCTGGACGACGTACCGCTGCGCGACTCCACGCTCTCGCCCGAGGAGATCCTCATGAGCGAGTCGCAGGAACGGATGTGCGCGGTCGTCGAGCCGGAGAAGGTCGACCGGTTCCTGGAGATCTGCGAGAAGTGGGATGTCATCGCCACCGTCATCGGTGAGGTGACGGACGGCGACCGCCTGGAGATCTACTGGCACGGCGGGAAGATCGTCGATGTCGACCCGCGCACGGTCGCCCACGAGGGCCCGGTGTACGAGCGCCCGTACGCCCGCCCGGAGTGGCAGGACGCGCTCCAGGCGGACAGCGCCGACAAGCTGCCCCGCCCGGAGACCTCCGAGGAGCTGAGGGCCCAGGTCCTGAAGCTGGTGGCGTCGCCCAACCAGGCGTCCAAGAAGTGGATCACCTCCCAGTACGACCACTTCGTGCAGGGCAACACGGTCCTCGCCCAGCCCGAGGACTCCGGGATGATCCGCATCGACGAGGAGTCCGGGCTCGGCGTCGCCATCGCCACCGACGGCAACGGCCGGTACGCGAAGCTCGACCCCTACACCGGCGCCCAGCTCGCCCTCGCCGAGGCGTACCGCAATGTGGCGACCACCGGTGCCAAGCCGCTGGCCGTCTCGGACTGCCTGAACTTCGGCTCGCCCGAGGACCCGGCCGTCATGTGGCAGTTCGCGGAGGCCGTCCGCGGTCTCGCCGACGGCTGCCTCCAGCTGGGCACCCCGGTGACCGGCGGCAATGTCTCGCTCTACAACCAGACCGGTGAGGCGGCCATCCACCCGACGCCGGTGGTGGCGGTGCTGGGCGTCATCGACGATGTCGCCCGCCGTACGCCCGTCGCCTTCCAGCAGGAGGGCCAGCTGCTCTATCTGCTGGGCGACACCCGCGAGGAGTTCGGCGGTTCGGCCTGGTCGCAGGTCGTCCACGACCACCTCGGCGGTCTGCCCCCCGAGGTAGATCTGGAGCGCGAGCGGCTGCTCGGCGAGATCCTCGTCTCGGCCTCCCGCGACGGCATGATCGACTCCGCGCACGATCTGTCCGACGGCGGCCTGGTCCAGGCCGTGGTCGAGTCCGCGCTGCTCGGCGGCAAGGGCGCACGGCTGATCGTGCCGGACGGGCTCGACGCGTTCACCTTCCTCTTCTCCGAGTCGGCGGGCCGCGCGATCGTCGCGGTGCCGCGCTCCGAGGAGGTCCGCTTCAACGACATGTGCGGGGCCCGCGGACTGCCCGCCACCCGCATCGGCGTCGTGGACGGCGACACCATCGA
- a CDS encoding phosphoribosylaminoimidazolesuccinocarboxamide synthase: protein MSGFVEKPEPLQVPGLVHLHTGKVRELYQNEAGDLVMVASDRMSAYDWVLPTEIPDKGRILTQLSLWWFDQLADLVPGHVLSTELPPGAPADWAGRTLVCRSLRMVPVECVARGYLTGSGLAEYKESRTVCGLALPEGLVDGSELPAPIFTPATKAAVGEHDENVSYEEVARQVGAETAAQLRQTTLAVYGRARDIARDRGIILADTKFEFGYDGDTLVLADEVLTPDSSRFWPADRWEPGRSQPAFDKQFVRDWLTSPASGWDRTGEQPPPPLPQEIVEATRAKYAEAYGRLTGVRWR from the coding sequence GTGTCCGGATTCGTAGAAAAGCCCGAGCCGCTCCAGGTGCCGGGACTGGTGCATCTGCACACCGGGAAGGTGCGGGAGCTGTACCAGAACGAGGCGGGCGACCTCGTGATGGTCGCCAGCGACCGTATGTCCGCGTACGACTGGGTGCTGCCGACCGAGATCCCGGACAAGGGCCGGATCCTCACCCAGCTGTCCCTGTGGTGGTTCGACCAGCTCGCCGATCTGGTGCCGGGCCATGTGCTGAGCACCGAGCTGCCGCCCGGGGCCCCCGCCGACTGGGCGGGCCGCACCCTGGTCTGCAGGTCGCTGCGGATGGTTCCCGTCGAGTGTGTGGCGCGCGGCTATCTCACCGGCTCGGGCCTCGCCGAGTACAAGGAGTCCCGCACCGTCTGCGGCCTCGCCCTTCCCGAGGGCCTGGTCGACGGCTCGGAGCTGCCCGCGCCGATCTTCACGCCGGCCACCAAGGCAGCGGTCGGGGAGCACGACGAGAACGTCTCCTACGAGGAGGTCGCCCGCCAGGTCGGCGCCGAGACCGCCGCCCAGCTGCGGCAGACGACCCTCGCCGTCTACGGCCGTGCCCGCGACATCGCCCGCGACCGGGGGATCATCCTCGCGGACACCAAGTTCGAGTTCGGCTACGACGGTGACACCCTGGTCCTCGCCGACGAGGTTCTCACCCCGGACTCGTCCCGCTTCTGGCCGGCCGACCGGTGGGAGCCGGGCCGGTCCCAGCCGGCGTTCGACAAGCAGTTCGTACGCGACTGGCTCACCTCCCCCGCCTCCGGCTGGGACCGTACCGGCGAGCAGCCCCCGCCGCCGCTGCCGCAGGAGATCGTGGAGGCGACCCGGGCGAAGTACGCGGAGGCGTACGGGCGTCTGACGGGCGTCAGGTGGCGGTGA
- a CDS encoding M48 family metalloprotease — translation MGVERGAQAARARALAVLRIRSRALAVALLPAAVAVVLLAGRFSGHIGGSGWGIAPWIVTGVALIVLLAAAGVAVVVARARPAVSPTVPIAEEAAPDLYRMVRDLADRLDVPVPSAIALTPDCDSWLEDRTHPAHGPPRRSADALSGLLGIRGRSASRHHRAPVAPVLVVGSPFLWWMRVGELRAVLAPVVAGTGPSAHPDIAAARRFVRGLDAAVAVTSAPSHGPLTRPVLGGVRWVARLLLRSCQRHAEEMERGVAAAASERAQAVDYGLRIVAQEQVGLAYAGWDRLLTRVALPAWRMGRWPSRLDAGVVAALTELSRRDRLAEGFASRLGERPACDLLEEPGVVDQAASLLAAHLFHGGPARPGPDWAPVGWHEYPDEVVDRKWRTDAARLHRVLNSLGVHHPTHPMPHPTHRPAPEAAGPTLERVLEYLTVVPAGGPGDGAPTEEGAHGDGTGASDAVGGPRHPAPGAGVPCAEESGAVDDEEGAVAGVRTAVLVAGLSAESEREETAVATTPGGGTGQGAGDRPVWDAALLPLFPLQPPRTGRELLVDHVTAMVCCAAMDTAGAAPGLDWLDGPSLMIKGERAVDLAPRVLALVERGDPVPLRTWLHHLGVRTEKPVRLV, via the coding sequence ATGGGTGTGGAGAGGGGCGCGCAGGCCGCGCGCGCCCGGGCACTCGCCGTGCTGCGGATCCGCAGCAGGGCACTGGCCGTCGCCCTGCTGCCCGCCGCCGTCGCCGTCGTGCTGCTCGCCGGCCGCTTCAGCGGCCATATCGGCGGGAGCGGCTGGGGGATCGCACCCTGGATCGTGACCGGAGTCGCCCTGATCGTGCTGCTCGCCGCGGCCGGGGTGGCCGTCGTCGTCGCCCGTGCCCGTCCGGCCGTCAGCCCGACCGTGCCGATCGCGGAGGAGGCGGCCCCCGATCTGTACCGGATGGTCCGGGACCTGGCCGACCGCCTCGACGTCCCTGTCCCGTCGGCGATAGCGCTCACCCCGGACTGCGACAGCTGGCTGGAGGACCGCACCCACCCCGCCCATGGCCCGCCGCGGCGGAGCGCGGACGCGCTGTCCGGCCTCCTGGGCATACGCGGCCGGTCGGCCTCCCGGCACCACCGCGCCCCGGTCGCGCCCGTGCTCGTCGTCGGCTCCCCGTTCCTGTGGTGGATGAGGGTCGGCGAGCTGCGCGCGGTGCTCGCCCCGGTCGTCGCCGGCACCGGGCCCTCGGCACACCCGGACATAGCGGCGGCACGCCGTTTCGTCCGGGGGCTGGACGCCGCGGTGGCGGTGACGTCCGCGCCCTCCCACGGCCCCCTGACACGTCCGGTGCTGGGCGGCGTCCGCTGGGTGGCCCGGCTGCTGCTGCGCAGCTGCCAGCGGCATGCGGAGGAGATGGAGCGGGGGGTGGCGGCGGCCGCGTCCGAGCGTGCACAGGCGGTGGACTACGGCCTGCGGATCGTCGCCCAGGAGCAGGTGGGACTGGCGTACGCCGGATGGGACCGGCTGCTGACCCGGGTCGCGCTGCCGGCCTGGCGGATGGGCCGCTGGCCGTCACGCCTGGACGCGGGCGTGGTCGCCGCGCTCACCGAGCTCTCCCGCCGGGACCGGCTGGCCGAGGGCTTCGCCTCCCGCCTGGGCGAGCGGCCGGCCTGCGATCTGCTCGAGGAGCCCGGGGTGGTGGACCAGGCGGCGTCGCTGCTTGCGGCACACCTCTTTCACGGGGGTCCGGCCCGGCCCGGCCCCGACTGGGCCCCGGTCGGCTGGCACGAGTACCCGGACGAGGTCGTCGACCGCAAGTGGCGCACGGACGCCGCCCGTCTCCACCGCGTCCTGAACTCCCTCGGCGTCCACCACCCCACCCACCCCATGCCCCACCCCACCCACCGGCCGGCACCCGAGGCGGCCGGGCCCACCCTGGAGCGGGTCCTGGAGTATCTGACGGTGGTCCCTGCGGGCGGCCCCGGGGACGGTGCGCCGACGGAAGAGGGCGCACACGGCGACGGTACGGGTGCTTCGGATGCCGTCGGCGGGCCCCGGCACCCGGCCCCCGGTGCCGGGGTGCCCTGCGCGGAGGAGAGCGGGGCCGTCGACGACGAGGAGGGCGCGGTCGCCGGTGTGCGGACCGCCGTCCTGGTCGCCGGGCTCAGCGCCGAGTCGGAGCGTGAGGAGACGGCCGTCGCGACGACACCGGGCGGCGGCACGGGCCAGGGGGCCGGGGACCGTCCGGTGTGGGACGCCGCCCTGCTCCCGCTGTTCCCGCTCCAGCCACCCCGCACCGGTCGCGAACTGCTCGTCGACCATGTCACGGCGATGGTGTGCTGTGCCGCGATGGACACGGCCGGAGCGGCACCGGGCCTCGACTGGCTGGATGGCCCCTCCCTGATGATCAAGGGGGAGCGCGCGGTCGATCTGGCCCCCCGGGTCCTCGCTCTCGTCGAGCGGGGCGACCCGGTCCCGCTGCGCACCTGGCTCCACCACCTGGGAGTACGCACCGAGAAGCCGGTCCGGCTGGTCTGA
- the purD gene encoding phosphoribosylamine--glycine ligase — MKVLVIGSGAREHALCRSLFLDPVVTELHCAPGNAGIAEVAQLHQVDALDKEAVAALATGLGVGLVVVGPEAPLVAGVADAVREAGIPVFGPSAEAARLEGSKAFAKDVMAAAGVPTARSYVCTNADEAGQALDAFGAPYVVKDDGLAAGKGVVVTADLEAAKAHAAHCERVVVEEFLDGPEVSLFAVTDGETVLPLQPAQDFKRALDGDEGPNTGGMGAYSPLPWADPKLVDEVLGSVLQPTVDEMRRRGTPFSGLLYAGLAITSRGVRVIEFNARFGDPETQVVLARLKTPLAGVLLAAANGTLADLEPLRWSDDAAVTVVVASHNYPGTPRTGDPITGLDEVAERDAPSAYVLHAGTRREGDAVVSAGGRVLSVTATGADLAEARRRAYTAVDRIGLDGSQHRTDIAAKAAEADV, encoded by the coding sequence GTGAAGGTCCTCGTCATCGGCAGCGGTGCCCGCGAACACGCCCTGTGCCGTTCCCTCTTCCTCGACCCCGTCGTCACCGAGCTGCACTGCGCCCCCGGCAACGCGGGCATCGCCGAGGTGGCCCAGCTGCACCAGGTCGACGCCCTCGACAAGGAGGCCGTGGCCGCGCTGGCCACCGGGCTCGGCGTCGGACTGGTCGTCGTCGGCCCGGAGGCACCGCTTGTCGCGGGCGTCGCCGACGCGGTGCGCGAGGCCGGGATCCCGGTCTTCGGCCCCAGCGCGGAAGCCGCCCGCCTGGAGGGTTCCAAGGCCTTCGCCAAGGACGTGATGGCGGCCGCGGGCGTCCCCACCGCACGTTCGTACGTCTGCACGAACGCCGACGAGGCCGGGCAGGCGCTGGACGCCTTCGGCGCTCCCTATGTCGTGAAGGACGACGGTCTGGCCGCCGGCAAGGGCGTCGTGGTCACCGCCGACCTGGAGGCCGCCAAGGCGCATGCGGCCCACTGCGAGCGGGTGGTCGTCGAGGAGTTCCTCGACGGCCCCGAGGTGTCCCTGTTCGCTGTCACCGACGGCGAGACGGTCCTGCCGCTCCAGCCCGCCCAGGACTTCAAGCGCGCCCTGGACGGCGACGAGGGCCCCAACACCGGCGGTATGGGCGCGTACTCGCCGCTCCCCTGGGCCGACCCCAAGCTGGTCGACGAGGTGCTGGGGAGCGTTCTCCAGCCGACCGTCGACGAGATGCGCCGGCGCGGCACCCCGTTCTCCGGCCTGCTGTACGCGGGGCTGGCGATCACCTCGCGCGGTGTGCGGGTCATCGAGTTCAACGCCCGCTTCGGCGACCCCGAGACCCAGGTCGTCCTCGCCCGGCTGAAGACCCCGCTCGCCGGGGTGCTGCTCGCCGCGGCGAACGGCACGCTCGCCGACCTGGAGCCGCTGCGCTGGAGTGACGACGCGGCCGTCACCGTGGTCGTGGCCTCGCACAACTACCCGGGCACCCCGCGCACCGGCGACCCGATCACCGGGCTCGACGAGGTGGCGGAACGGGACGCCCCCTCCGCGTACGTCCTGCACGCCGGCACCCGGCGCGAGGGCGACGCCGTGGTGAGCGCGGGCGGCCGGGTGCTGTCCGTCACCGCGACCGGCGCCGACCTCGCCGAGGCGCGCCGACGGGCCTACACGGCGGTGGACCGCATCGGTCTCGACGGCTCCCAGCACCGCACGGACATCGCGGCGAAGGCGGCGGAAGCCGACGTCTGA
- a CDS encoding histone-like nucleoid-structuring protein Lsr2, which produces MAQRVVVTLFDDIDGSEAAETIVFGLDGKSYEIDLNQTNAKKLRKALAPYVEAGRKKARTGKTYTHTALTPDPAAVRAWARSNKMDVPPRGRIPKKIYEAFAKSH; this is translated from the coding sequence GTGGCGCAGCGTGTCGTGGTCACTCTCTTTGACGACATCGACGGCTCAGAAGCGGCGGAAACGATCGTCTTCGGACTGGACGGCAAGTCGTACGAGATCGACCTCAATCAAACCAATGCCAAGAAACTGCGTAAGGCGCTGGCGCCGTACGTCGAGGCCGGCCGCAAGAAGGCGCGGACCGGGAAGACGTACACACACACGGCGCTGACGCCCGATCCGGCGGCGGTCCGCGCCTGGGCACGCTCCAACAAGATGGATGTGCCGCCACGGGGCCGCATCCCGAAGAAGATCTACGAGGCGTTCGCGAAGTCGCACTGA